The following coding sequences are from one Formosa haliotis window:
- the bioB gene encoding biotin synthase BioB, producing MSSIRHNWTTEEIINIYNKPFMELLYEAATVHRLHHDPNTVQVSTLLSIKTGGCSEDCGYCPQAARYHTNIEGNDLMTVQQVKAQALRAKSTGSSRVCMGAAWRNVKDGEEFDQVLEMVRTINKLDMEVCCTLGMVTENQAKRLAEAGLYAYNHNLDSSEEYYKEVISTRGYQDRLDTIDNVRKTNVTVCSGGIIGMGETIVDRADMLVALSTLSPQPESTPINALVAVEGTPLENEKPVEIWDMIRMVATTRIVMPETQVRLSAGRTQMSREGQAMCFFAGANSIFAGDKLLTTPNPDVNEDLKMFELLGLNPQKPFTKKVQPQTTEAQDSQFQSLGEKPKWTRPEHKIERNEAAKLKSKK from the coding sequence ATGAGTAGCATTAGACATAATTGGACCACAGAAGAAATTATAAATATTTATAACAAACCTTTTATGGAGCTACTCTATGAAGCTGCCACGGTACATCGTCTACATCATGACCCGAATACGGTTCAGGTTTCAACTTTATTGTCTATTAAAACTGGAGGATGCTCAGAAGATTGTGGGTATTGTCCGCAGGCCGCCCGTTACCATACCAATATAGAAGGTAACGATTTAATGACCGTACAACAAGTTAAAGCGCAGGCCCTACGTGCTAAATCTACCGGAAGCTCGAGAGTGTGTATGGGTGCTGCATGGCGAAATGTGAAAGATGGCGAAGAATTCGATCAAGTGCTAGAAATGGTGAGAACCATAAATAAACTGGATATGGAAGTGTGCTGTACCTTAGGTATGGTTACCGAAAATCAGGCCAAACGTCTTGCCGAAGCAGGTTTATACGCGTATAACCACAATTTAGATTCTTCTGAAGAATATTACAAAGAAGTAATTTCTACCCGAGGTTATCAAGACCGGTTAGATACTATAGATAACGTTCGAAAAACCAATGTTACAGTATGTTCTGGAGGTATAATTGGCATGGGCGAAACCATAGTAGACAGAGCAGATATGTTAGTGGCATTATCAACTTTAAGTCCGCAACCAGAGTCTACCCCCATAAATGCTTTAGTTGCTGTTGAAGGCACACCTTTAGAAAATGAAAAACCCGTAGAGATTTGGGACATGATTAGAATGGTTGCTACCACGCGAATAGTAATGCCCGAAACTCAAGTGCGATTAAGTGCTGGAAGAACCCAAATGTCTCGCGAAGGTCAAGCCATGTGTTTTTTCGCCGGTGCTAACTCTATTTTCGCTGGAGATAAATTACTAACAACTCCAAATCCTGATGTAAACGAAGACCTTAAAATGTTTGAATTACTCGGATTAAACCCACAAAAACCATTCACAAAAAAAGTCCAACCCCAAACTACCGAGGCTCAAGACTCTCAATTTCAATCCTTAGGAGAAAAGCCAAAATGGACACGTCCAGAACATAAAATTGAACGAAATGAAGCCGCAAAATTGAAATCTAAAAAATAA
- a CDS encoding cupin-like domain-containing protein, which yields MKLNLQDIPRVKTITKEAFIEQYFKPQKPVVIEHFIDDWPAYSKWNLDYMKEIAGDKTVPLYDDRPVDYKDGFNEPHAKMKMSDYVNLLKREPTKFRIFLWNILKEVPQLQKDFSYPDFGLRLMKGLPMLFFGGKDSYTFMHYDIDLANIFHFHFEGKKEIILFDQDQNKYLYQVPHALITREDIDFHNPDLDKWPALKKAKGYKTELNHGEVLYMPEGYWHYMRYITPGFSMSLRAIARHPKNLSKAIYNVFIMRNYDNLMRRLKGQRWIDWKNEQAVIRTTKYNS from the coding sequence TTGAAATTAAATCTTCAAGACATTCCTCGAGTAAAAACCATTACTAAAGAGGCGTTTATAGAGCAGTATTTTAAACCACAAAAACCTGTGGTAATAGAGCATTTTATAGACGACTGGCCAGCGTATTCTAAGTGGAATTTAGACTATATGAAAGAGATTGCAGGAGACAAAACTGTTCCGCTTTACGACGACCGCCCGGTAGACTATAAAGATGGTTTTAATGAGCCGCATGCCAAAATGAAAATGAGCGATTACGTCAATTTGCTTAAACGCGAACCGACAAAATTCAGAATTTTCCTTTGGAATATTTTAAAAGAAGTCCCTCAATTACAAAAGGATTTTAGTTATCCAGATTTTGGCTTACGCTTAATGAAAGGCTTACCCATGCTATTCTTTGGAGGGAAAGATTCGTATACCTTTATGCATTACGATATCGATTTGGCAAATATTTTTCACTTTCATTTTGAAGGTAAAAAAGAAATTATTTTGTTCGATCAAGATCAAAACAAATACTTGTACCAAGTGCCACACGCTTTAATTACAAGGGAAGATATCGATTTTCATAATCCAGATTTAGACAAGTGGCCTGCCTTAAAAAAAGCAAAAGGTTATAAAACCGAATTAAATCATGGTGAGGTCTTGTATATGCCCGAAGGGTATTGGCATTATATGCGCTACATTACTCCTGGTTTTTCAATGAGTCTGAGAGCAATTGCTAGGCATCCTAAAAACTTAAGTAAAGCCATCTACAATGTCTTTATCATGAGAAATTACGACAATCTTATGCGCCGTTTAAAAGGACAGCGTTGGATTGATTGGAAGAACGAACAAGCCGTTATTAGAACTACAAAATATAATTCTTAA
- a CDS encoding DUF6646 family protein — protein sequence MKNILVIALLCVVSFANAQAFDGKGDMKFQIGPSFQNNGTGINGTYDFGVGDNISFGIASTYVLGVNDDIDANFNDRFDIKARFNANLSNVIGIGSQFDLYPGLSFSLRNFGGHVGARYFFTDGFGIYTEAGFPIAKYDTGHLTPAEKLNNQFVFNFGASFNL from the coding sequence ATGAAAAATATATTAGTCATCGCGTTGTTATGCGTCGTTTCTTTTGCCAATGCTCAAGCTTTTGATGGTAAAGGAGATATGAAATTTCAAATCGGGCCAAGTTTTCAAAATAATGGAACTGGTATAAATGGAACCTACGATTTTGGTGTTGGCGATAATATTTCGTTCGGAATTGCTTCAACCTATGTACTAGGTGTAAACGATGATATTGACGCTAATTTTAACGATCGTTTCGATATTAAAGCCCGTTTCAACGCTAACCTTTCTAATGTTATTGGCATTGGTAGCCAATTTGATTTATATCCAGGCTTAAGTTTTAGTTTAAGGAATTTTGGAGGTCATGTAGGAGCAAGATATTTCTTTACTGACGGATTTGGAATTTATACAGAAGCAGGGTTTCCAATTGCAAAATACGATACCGGACATTTAACGCCTGCCGAAAAATTAAACAATCAGTTTGTGTTTAATTTTGGAGCCTCTTTTAATTTATAA
- a CDS encoding regulatory protein RecX — protein sequence MNQHKTFTVEEAKRALERYCVYQERCHKEVLDKLKSMHMIPDAIDVVIVHLLQHDFLNEERFAKAYVRGKFKYKNWGRNRLTAELKRRQISKFNIQTGLKELDDLDYYGTFDALAERKCELIKESNPYKKKKKLADYLLYRGWESPLVYEKVNALIS from the coding sequence GTGAATCAGCATAAAACTTTTACGGTAGAAGAGGCGAAACGCGCATTAGAACGGTATTGCGTATACCAAGAACGTTGCCATAAAGAAGTGCTAGACAAGCTGAAAAGTATGCATATGATTCCTGATGCTATTGATGTGGTTATTGTGCATTTGTTACAACACGATTTTTTAAATGAAGAACGTTTTGCAAAGGCTTATGTACGAGGAAAATTTAAATATAAGAATTGGGGAAGAAACCGATTAACGGCCGAATTGAAACGCAGGCAAATCAGTAAGTTTAATATACAAACGGGACTTAAAGAACTGGATGATTTAGATTATTATGGCACATTTGATGCTTTGGCTGAACGTAAATGTGAGTTGATTAAAGAATCTAATCCGTATAAAAAGAAGAAGAAATTAGCCGACTATTTATTGTATCGTGGTTGGGAATCGCCCTTGGTTTACGAGAAAGTGAATGCCTTAATTTCATAA
- a CDS encoding choice-of-anchor D domain-containing protein, with protein MKLKYTIAIVLFLSVITLNFSQCLSDNFDTNYGNWTDSGTYRTPLPATSGNGVGFNDLHDYIVTKSALTNPKSIKFQLAKSVATTTRSLSIQYSTTGSGSWNDVETITAETTSTTHQEFNINLNLTGLYFIRIIMSHREGGSFYLDDVSISCENINAPELQILDALNNPQNCGFTSSFEDTYIGETKQITLTLKNTGDVDLEISEITTTNNFTTTEIPVPVTILPNENLQLTIIFHPDVTGPINGSLNIINTDTNEGNCNIILLGTGIESGPEIDIERNTEASIPSGAEANIGYNTIFASTQVGETANSKSYYIHNEGNLDLTIYDVTSSNASEFKILSNPEFSTISSETKIPFQIEFTPSTSGIRTSIINIGNNDSNENPYTFEVQGTGICSSSTLMALPSSGPVGTVVTITDSDFGTETTANLNGVSALVTPISETEIEVTIPENATSGNLTITNDLGCSSETNFNLITTTLRDCDGAPEYTPTDLFISEITDHPTGSHSYIEIFNGTGTAVNLADYTIEIHYNATTIRSIPLEHVVLKNRDVYVIAFGAKATEYPNSTYGFDQLSTYFGINGNDHIRLYKNENWIDVWGTTTGEPFTMTPKGYTYRRKNNLANLPGTTWDTNDWNVFSTEDYTDIGHYDFVTGSAPTISAQPSNTTANCSLSVLLNTTAQEGFSGQKSLTYQWLYNQPGDDMWHLVSNDDNHDGAQTSTLHILNTVNVNGNQYFCRVQEDSELCFTATHSTKIALDKSVWNGSAWEDNREPTLSSFTILNNNFTTALHGNITTCGLYIPIDNTLTIDANTFVKVDRNLIVEGNVIVKNQGSFVQVEDTPNTNSGTITVEKETAILKDWLEYTYWSTPVSNASFEDVFAHSKRLYWFKAANFVDIYKEENNNNAQELGQDDVDDDANDWQAISELESIKRTDKLQAGVGYAATHSSTNFTSGLTYTYSFTGDFNNGTILTPIERNDVSTLDSNWNLIGNPYPSAIDVDAFFDANVHVKNPAGPLEGVIYLWSHDTPPSKDFNGNHLYNFSPSDYAIINGSGSIAAQQGTGTKPDNYIPSCQGFFVKFSDDFPNAYANVEFNNSMRVTDKNTQFFRASNTNKIWLNLTSNNGVFSQTLISYTSGATDDYDGSYFDLETHISKDISAKLYSTLHQSDKKLVIQGKASQSISIDEDINLGFYTSIKVPTIFTIAIDDFEGSFLTENPLFLEDRLLNTFHDLKESGYKFTSETGVFNNRFYISFKAPALHTDDLEHHSKLSIIQHDENQWLFKLDSNQLQMESIKIHNTLGQEMHQIKTNENRVTCNLPNLKSGMYLLSAYCTNGTILNRKFIAD; from the coding sequence ATGAAATTAAAATATACTATTGCAATAGTATTATTTTTATCCGTAATTACTTTAAATTTCTCCCAATGTTTATCGGATAATTTTGATACCAACTATGGAAATTGGACAGATTCAGGGACTTACCGAACTCCTTTGCCTGCCACAAGCGGAAATGGTGTAGGTTTTAATGATTTACACGATTATATTGTAACCAAAAGTGCACTTACCAATCCTAAAAGCATAAAATTTCAATTAGCAAAATCGGTCGCTACAACTACTAGATCTCTAAGCATTCAATACAGTACAACAGGTTCTGGTTCATGGAATGATGTTGAAACCATAACAGCTGAAACAACTAGTACAACACACCAAGAATTCAACATTAATTTAAACTTAACGGGCCTTTATTTTATTCGGATAATTATGTCTCATCGTGAAGGCGGCTCTTTTTATTTAGATGATGTAAGTATTTCGTGTGAAAACATAAATGCCCCAGAATTACAGATTTTGGATGCATTAAATAACCCTCAAAATTGTGGTTTTACTAGTAGTTTTGAAGACACGTATATCGGTGAAACCAAACAAATAACACTAACATTAAAGAATACAGGCGATGTCGATTTGGAAATTTCTGAAATCACAACCACAAACAACTTTACAACAACTGAAATACCGGTACCCGTAACCATTCTTCCTAATGAAAATCTACAACTCACCATTATATTCCATCCCGATGTTACAGGACCAATAAATGGGAGTCTGAACATTATAAACACCGATACGAATGAAGGGAATTGCAACATTATTTTATTAGGAACCGGTATTGAATCTGGCCCAGAAATAGATATAGAGCGTAACACAGAAGCCTCCATTCCATCGGGAGCAGAAGCCAACATAGGTTACAACACCATTTTTGCATCAACACAAGTTGGAGAAACTGCGAATAGCAAATCCTATTATATTCATAACGAAGGGAATTTAGATTTAACCATTTATGACGTTACATCTTCAAACGCTTCAGAATTTAAGATCCTTTCGAATCCTGAATTCAGTACCATTTCAAGTGAAACTAAAATACCCTTTCAAATAGAATTCACCCCTTCAACATCTGGCATACGCACTTCGATAATCAACATAGGGAACAATGACAGTAACGAAAACCCCTATACGTTCGAGGTTCAAGGTACAGGAATTTGCTCGTCCTCAACACTTATGGCACTCCCTTCAAGTGGCCCAGTAGGAACCGTTGTAACTATTACCGACTCTGATTTTGGCACAGAAACTACGGCAAACCTCAACGGGGTTTCTGCTTTAGTTACACCTATTTCGGAAACAGAAATAGAAGTTACTATTCCAGAAAACGCGACATCTGGAAATCTCACTATTACAAACGATTTAGGATGTAGTAGCGAGACTAACTTTAACCTGATTACAACCACATTACGTGACTGCGATGGTGCCCCAGAATATACGCCTACAGATTTGTTTATTAGTGAAATTACCGATCATCCTACTGGTTCGCATTCTTATATAGAAATTTTTAACGGCACAGGAACGGCTGTAAATTTAGCGGATTACACTATCGAGATACATTATAATGCCACAACCATTCGGTCAATTCCGCTAGAACATGTTGTTTTAAAAAATAGGGACGTTTATGTTATTGCTTTTGGTGCTAAAGCTACGGAATACCCCAATTCAACATACGGTTTCGATCAACTAAGTACTTATTTTGGTATAAATGGAAACGACCATATTCGACTTTATAAAAATGAGAATTGGATTGATGTTTGGGGAACTACAACGGGTGAGCCGTTTACCATGACTCCAAAAGGATATACGTACAGACGAAAAAACAACCTAGCTAACCTACCAGGTACTACCTGGGATACAAACGATTGGAATGTTTTTAGTACCGAAGACTATACCGATATTGGACACTATGATTTCGTTACAGGAAGTGCCCCAACTATAAGCGCACAGCCTAGTAATACTACTGCCAATTGTAGTTTAAGCGTCTTACTTAACACCACTGCACAAGAAGGATTTAGCGGACAAAAGTCGTTAACCTACCAATGGCTTTACAACCAACCTGGAGATGATATGTGGCACTTGGTTAGCAACGACGACAATCACGATGGTGCACAAACTTCTACCCTACACATTCTAAACACGGTTAATGTTAATGGGAATCAGTATTTCTGTCGTGTTCAGGAGGATTCTGAATTATGTTTTACAGCGACTCACAGTACTAAAATTGCATTAGACAAAAGTGTTTGGAATGGTTCTGCTTGGGAAGATAATCGCGAACCAACTCTTAGTTCATTCACCATACTTAATAACAATTTCACTACCGCTTTACACGGAAATATTACGACTTGCGGTTTGTATATTCCGATAGATAACACCTTAACAATAGATGCAAATACTTTTGTAAAAGTTGACCGAAATTTAATAGTAGAAGGTAATGTAATTGTAAAAAACCAAGGCTCCTTTGTGCAAGTTGAAGATACACCAAACACTAATTCTGGAACTATTACTGTTGAAAAAGAAACTGCCATTTTAAAAGATTGGCTAGAGTACACCTATTGGAGTACTCCCGTTTCCAACGCTAGCTTTGAAGATGTGTTTGCCCATTCTAAACGATTATATTGGTTTAAAGCTGCAAATTTTGTAGATATTTATAAAGAAGAAAACAACAATAATGCTCAAGAATTAGGACAAGATGATGTAGATGACGATGCGAACGATTGGCAAGCCATTAGTGAATTAGAAAGCATTAAAAGAACAGATAAATTACAAGCCGGCGTAGGGTATGCTGCTACACATTCGAGTACTAATTTTACTTCAGGACTTACTTATACCTATAGCTTTACAGGCGATTTTAATAACGGAACAATTTTAACACCTATTGAACGTAATGATGTCTCGACACTAGATAGCAATTGGAATTTAATAGGCAATCCGTATCCCTCTGCCATAGATGTAGATGCTTTTTTTGATGCCAATGTACATGTTAAAAATCCTGCAGGCCCCTTAGAAGGTGTAATTTATTTATGGTCTCATGATACGCCCCCTTCTAAAGATTTTAACGGTAACCATCTTTATAATTTTAGCCCGTCCGATTATGCTATAATTAACGGTTCGGGATCTATAGCCGCACAACAAGGCACAGGGACTAAACCCGATAATTACATACCCTCTTGTCAAGGATTCTTTGTGAAATTTTCAGATGATTTTCCTAATGCTTACGCCAATGTGGAGTTTAATAATAGTATGCGTGTAACCGATAAAAACACGCAATTTTTTAGAGCTTCAAATACTAATAAAATTTGGCTGAATTTAACATCGAACAATGGTGTTTTTAGTCAGACTTTAATAAGTTATACCTCTGGAGCTACAGACGATTATGATGGCAGTTATTTCGATTTAGAAACTCATATTTCAAAAGATATTTCTGCAAAATTATATTCTACATTACATCAATCTGACAAAAAATTAGTGATTCAGGGGAAAGCATCACAAAGTATTTCAATTGATGAAGACATCAATTTAGGATTTTATACATCGATTAAAGTCCCTACCATATTCACTATAGCAATAGACGATTTTGAAGGCTCTTTTTTAACTGAAAACCCACTCTTTTTAGAAGATCGGCTTTTAAATACATTTCACGACTTAAAAGAATCTGGATATAAATTTACTTCAGAAACTGGAGTATTTAATAATCGGTTTTATATTTCATTTAAAGCTCCTGCTTTGCATACTGACGATTTAGAACATCATTCTAAATTAAGTATCATTCAACACGATGAGAATCAATGGCTTTTTAAATTAGATTCAAATCAATTACAGATGGAGTCTATCAAAATTCACAATACTTTAGGTCAAGAAATGCATCAAATTAAAACAAACGAAAATCGTGTAACTTGTAATTTACCTAACTTAAAATCTGGTATGTATTTGCTTAGTGCCTATTGCACGAACGGCACTATTTTGAATAGAAAGTTTATTGCAGACTAA
- a CDS encoding TonB-dependent receptor, whose protein sequence is MHIKLLTVLLLFFCVTIQAQNITILNSNTNTPIPGVAVFNADKTKSEISDFEGMVSLQNFQTNETIFFKHLGFQDFVIEKSKLNTSLIILLEPNTEGLDEVVISASKFEQIKRDIPQKIVSITSEAIAFDNPQTSADLLEDTGNVYIQKSQLGGGSPMIRGLSTNRLLLTVDGVRMNNAIFRDGNVQNVISIDPFSIQNTEVILGAGSVVYGSDAIGGVMSFYTKKPQLSYSEDTEFSANSTLRFASANTEKTGHIDFNIGLEKWAFLSSVSYTDFDDLRMGSHGPDDYLRPEYVVTENGEDKIVQNPNPKVQVPTGYSQINLMQKVRFEPKNNLNFNLGLYYSTTTDYSRYDRLLRYKGDDLRSAEWYYGPQRWFMSNFQITKLSSHSAFFDKFQANIAYQNFQESRVDRDYQSPIRNSTEEHVDAISANIDFEKQLSLKSQLFYGLEYVYNKIHSYGEQENIEDNTTIAAISRYPNGSDWASMSAYTSLKYKPSKYFVLQTGLRYNYVLAHANFQENNVFLNLPFETSEVNTGALTGTAGISWNPAEIIQWKLNFSTAFRAPNIDDLGKVFDSEPGAVVVPNNDIKPEYAYTGDLGVRLNFDNKVVLDAATYYTYLEDALVRRDFELNGDSMIDYNGEESRVQAIQNAAEARIYGFEVGVQIHFSEALKLTSQYNIISGFEMEDDEKLPLRHAAPDFGNTHIIWESNKFSIDAYAMYNDEMSYDDLAPSEQSKDYMYAKDENGNPYTPSWYTLNLRTQYQFSPAFTFTASLENITDQRYRPYSSGISGAGRNLILAVRYSI, encoded by the coding sequence ATGCATATAAAACTACTTACAGTACTTCTTTTATTTTTCTGTGTAACAATTCAGGCTCAAAATATTACCATTTTAAATAGTAATACTAATACACCTATACCTGGTGTTGCGGTATTTAATGCGGACAAAACTAAAAGTGAAATTTCAGATTTTGAGGGTATGGTGTCTCTTCAAAATTTTCAAACCAACGAAACCATTTTTTTTAAGCATTTAGGATTTCAAGATTTCGTAATAGAAAAATCAAAATTAAACACGTCTCTAATTATTCTGTTAGAACCCAATACTGAAGGGTTGGATGAGGTCGTAATTTCGGCATCAAAATTTGAGCAGATTAAACGTGATATTCCCCAAAAAATAGTGTCGATAACTTCTGAAGCTATAGCGTTTGATAACCCTCAAACTAGTGCCGACCTTCTAGAAGATACTGGGAATGTATATATTCAAAAAAGTCAATTAGGAGGCGGAAGCCCTATGATTCGTGGGTTGTCTACCAACAGGTTGTTACTTACTGTAGACGGTGTGCGTATGAACAATGCTATTTTTAGGGACGGAAATGTGCAAAATGTAATATCTATAGATCCGTTTAGTATTCAAAATACCGAAGTCATTTTAGGGGCTGGTTCTGTAGTTTATGGTAGCGATGCTATAGGTGGGGTTATGAGTTTTTATACTAAAAAGCCCCAATTGTCGTATAGCGAAGATACAGAGTTTAGTGCGAATTCTACCTTACGATTTGCCTCTGCAAATACAGAAAAAACGGGACATATAGATTTTAATATCGGATTAGAAAAGTGGGCTTTTTTAAGTAGTGTCAGTTATACCGATTTTGATGATTTAAGAATGGGAAGCCACGGTCCAGACGACTATTTAAGACCAGAATATGTAGTCACCGAAAATGGGGAAGATAAAATTGTTCAAAATCCAAACCCTAAAGTTCAAGTTCCAACAGGATACAGCCAAATAAACCTTATGCAAAAGGTACGTTTTGAGCCTAAAAATAACTTAAATTTTAATTTAGGGTTGTATTATTCAACAACTACAGACTACTCTAGATACGATAGATTATTGCGTTATAAAGGAGACGATTTACGTTCTGCCGAGTGGTATTATGGTCCGCAACGTTGGTTTATGTCTAATTTTCAAATCACTAAATTAAGTAGTCATTCAGCTTTTTTCGATAAATTTCAAGCAAATATTGCATATCAAAATTTTCAAGAAAGTCGTGTAGATCGCGATTATCAATCTCCGATTAGAAATTCTACAGAGGAACATGTAGATGCTATTTCTGCGAATATCGATTTTGAAAAACAACTCAGTTTAAAGAGTCAGTTGTTTTATGGTTTAGAGTACGTTTATAATAAAATTCATTCTTACGGGGAGCAAGAAAATATCGAGGACAACACTACTATAGCGGCAATTTCTAGGTATCCAAACGGATCAGATTGGGCTTCTATGTCGGCCTATACAAGCTTAAAGTATAAACCGAGTAAGTATTTTGTTTTACAAACCGGTTTACGGTATAATTATGTGTTAGCCCATGCAAATTTTCAAGAGAATAATGTTTTTTTAAATCTTCCATTCGAAACTTCAGAAGTTAATACCGGAGCACTTACAGGGACAGCTGGAATTAGTTGGAATCCTGCAGAAATTATTCAGTGGAAATTAAATTTTTCAACCGCTTTTAGAGCGCCAAATATAGATGATTTAGGTAAGGTTTTCGATTCAGAACCTGGTGCTGTTGTTGTTCCTAATAACGATATTAAACCCGAATATGCATATACAGGAGATCTTGGGGTGCGTTTAAATTTCGACAATAAAGTTGTGCTAGATGCGGCTACTTATTATACGTATTTAGAAGATGCCTTGGTGCGAAGAGATTTTGAATTGAATGGCGATAGTATGATAGATTATAATGGGGAAGAAAGTCGTGTTCAAGCCATTCAGAATGCTGCAGAAGCCCGAATTTATGGATTCGAAGTTGGAGTCCAAATTCATTTTTCTGAAGCTTTAAAACTTACTTCTCAATACAATATTATTAGTGGGTTTGAAATGGAAGATGATGAAAAATTGCCTTTAAGACATGCTGCTCCCGATTTTGGAAACACCCATATTATTTGGGAAAGCAATAAATTTTCTATCGATGCTTATGCTATGTATAATGATGAAATGTCTTATGATGATTTGGCACCATCAGAGCAAAGTAAGGATTATATGTATGCTAAAGATGAAAACGGAAATCCGTACACGCCTTCTTGGTACACATTAAATTTGCGTACACAATATCAATTCTCACCGGCCTTTACATTTACCGCAAGTTTAGAAAATATTACAGACCAACGTTACAGACCTTATTCTTCAGGGATTTCTGGTGCAGGAAGAAATTTAATTCTGGCTGTGAGATATAGTATTTAA
- the recO gene encoding DNA repair protein RecO: MFLSTQAIVLSKIKYRDNDLIVSCYTKEVGLISFLLRGVLKSKKGHTKAAYFQLLSQIQIDADIKQNRTLQTLKDVKINVLYRTLHTEVLKSSIVMFLADVLAMVLKEEEANTELFEYIENSLNILDETTESSNFHLVFLAQLTKYLGFSPDTSNSHFNYFNLSSGQFETQSKSIYSITGDNLKFLKLSLGILFDDLSEMKMSSKQRQSFLEMLLLYYELHLGHFKKPRSLAVFSQVFS, from the coding sequence ATGTTTCTCTCTACACAAGCTATTGTATTATCTAAAATAAAGTATCGCGATAATGACCTTATAGTAAGTTGTTACACCAAAGAAGTTGGGCTAATAAGTTTTTTGCTTCGTGGTGTTTTAAAGAGTAAAAAAGGGCATACAAAAGCAGCATATTTCCAATTGTTATCTCAAATCCAGATTGATGCCGATATAAAACAAAACAGAACCTTACAAACGCTTAAAGATGTTAAAATTAATGTGCTTTATAGAACCTTACATACCGAGGTACTTAAGAGTTCTATAGTTATGTTTTTGGCCGATGTTTTAGCTATGGTTTTAAAGGAAGAAGAAGCCAATACAGAGTTGTTCGAGTATATTGAAAACAGTTTAAATATTTTGGATGAAACAACAGAGTCATCCAACTTCCATTTGGTGTTTTTAGCGCAATTAACCAAGTATTTAGGGTTTTCTCCAGATACCTCAAACAGCCATTTTAATTACTTCAATTTAAGCTCTGGACAATTCGAAACACAATCGAAAAGCATATATTCTATTACTGGTGATAATTTAAAGTTTTTAAAACTTTCTTTAGGCATACTATTTGATGATTTATCAGAGATGAAAATGAGTTCTAAACAGCGACAATCCTTTTTAGAGATGTTGCTTTTATATTACGAACTCCATCTCGGGCATTTTAAAAAACCAAGATCCTTAGCCGTTTTTAGTCAGGTGTTTAGTTAA